The Dongia rigui genome includes the window ATCCGCCTCGGGTCTCGCGCGTCGCGCAGGCCTTGATCCCACCGCCTTCAATCCATCCAAGCGCATCACGCGCGAAGGCCGGCCACGTTGGCCCAGCACTGAATCGCTGTCGAAGATCCTCACCGTCACCGGCGAGCCCTTCGTCGATTTCGTGCTGCTGACAGGCGCCGCCAACGGCGAAGCCCACAGCAACGGCCATGGTGGTGCCGGCGGTTACGACCAGGCCATCAGCGGTGGCCGTGTCGTCGCCAAGGGTGCCAGCCGCACCATTCCCGTCATCACGCTTGACCGCCTGGCGGCTGGCGATTGCTTCGACCATGGCGGTGCGCCGATCGGCAGCGATTGGGGCCATCTGGAATTTGCCGGTGCCACGAAGGATTGCTTCGGTGTCGAGATTACCGGCGCCGATTTCGACCCGATCTACCGCGACGGCGACACGCTGGTGGCGACACGCGGGGTCGAAATCCGCCGCGGTGACCGCATCATCATCGGCACCACCGCCGGCACCGTCCTGGTGCGCAAGGTGGTGCGCCATGACGCCGACGGCTATTACCTGGAAGCGATCCGCCAGCCCGCCCAGCAGCAATTCGTGCCGCAGGACCAGGTTCGCTTCATCGCCCGCATCCAGTGGGTCACGCAGTAAGCTGTTGATCTAACAAACGTAATACCAAGCCCCCGGCCGGAAATTCCGCCGGGGGCTTGACTTTGTCCTGATTGTTCTCTAAATGTTCTATCTCGATCCGACGGAGAACTCTGATGCCGCGTACAGCAAGATGGAATGAATTGCCCGAAGCCGATGCGGCGTCGGTTCAGGCCAGCTTCGACTTCCTGCCGGAAGAGATGCGCACCCGTAACCGATTCGGCAGTGGCGACCAGGCGGCATGGGCCCAGCGGCGGGCCCAGCTCAAGCTGGTCGACCGTCAGGTCATCACCACCGGTTCCCGCCTTGCCGCTGCAAGGCTGCGCGAGATTCTGCGTCCCGCCGAACCTTCTGCCCCTGAACAGTCGGCAGCTGAGGCAGCAACGGCGACAACGGAATCGCAGCGGCTGCAGCAGCAGCGCGCCGATTTGCGGGCACTGGGCGCCGCCTTGTTCTATTTCCGCGACGAACCCTCGGCCGTCACGGCGGATGAAGGTGACGCGCGCCAGCAGCGCCTGCATCCGCGGCCCCTGCCGGCACGCTATTTCGCCTGATCCGTGCCGGCGGCCGCAGCGGCGTGACGCAGCCTGTTGCATCTCGCACCTGCCACGAGGCTTGCACCCCATCCAAAAGCGTCCTAGCGTTTCACTCTGGTATACGCTGATCTTTATGACAGCTGGCCGCATGACCGCCTGTGCCGACGCAGTTCGCGTCTGAAGCCGGCGGGCAGATCGGCATTCACGAGTGAGGCCCGCCATGGAACAGTGGCATTTTATTGACGGCAAATGGGTCACCGGCAATCCGCCGCTGATGCGCGCATTCGATCATGCGACCTGGTTGATGGGCGGCATCTTCGATGGCGCGCGCGCATTTGATGGCGTGACGCCCGATCTTGACCTGCATTGCCGCCGTGCCGTGCGTTCCGCCAGCAATGTCGGCCTCCGCTCGCCTTTATCCGCCGGCGAGATCGAAGAGATCTGCCGTGACGGCATCGCGCGCTTTCCGCGTGGCAGCCATTTGTACTTGCGTCCCTTCATGTGGTCCGAGGATGGCTGGATGGCGCCGGACCCGGCGTCGACGCGCATCTGCATTTCCGTCGTGCTGACGCCGCTCCCCGATCCCACCAAGGGCGGCAGTGCCATGATCTCGAAATGGCGCCGCCCGTCGCCCGAAATGGCGCCGACCGATGCCAAGGCGGTCTGCCTCTACGCACAAGCCGGCCGTGCCTCCGGCGAAGCCCGCGCCAAGGGCTTCGACGAAGCGGTCATGCTCGACCCGCTCGGCAATATCGCCGAATTCGCCTCCGCCAATCTGTGGATCGTGAAGGACGGTGCCGCCATCACACCCGCCGCCAGCGGCTGTTTCTTGAACGGCATCACGCGCCAGCGCCTCATCCGCCTGTTCAATGCGGCGAAGATCCCCGTCTATGAAAAGACACTGACGCCCAAGGACATTCTCGAATGCGACGAGCTGTTCTCATCGGGGAATTTCGGCAAGGTCATGCCGATGACCCAGATCGAGGACAGGAAGCTCGAGATCGGGCCGATCTGCCGCCGCGCCCGCGAGCTCTACATGGACTTCGCCCATGGCAGCCTGCGCTCGGCAGCGTAAGGCACAAAGATCAGCCCTGATCGATCAAAATTGAGTTCGCATGTTTGATCACGTCGTCTTCGGCGTCCGCGATTTTGCCGCCAGCAAGGCCTTCTACCTTAACGCGCTCGCGCCGCTGGGGCTGAAAATCGTCCAGGAAAATGCGCTCGGCGTGGAAATGAGTGCCGACGGCAAATCGTCTCTATGCCTGTTCCAGACTGCCGAGAAGCCGGCCCATCTGCATTTGGCCTTCGTCGCCGAGACTCGTGACCAGGTGAATGACTTCCATCGCGCCGCACTGACGGCCGGCGGGACAGACAACGGTGCGCCGGGCCTTCGCCCTCTCTATCACGCTCATTATTATGCGGCCTTCGTCCTCGATCCGGACGGGCACAACATCGAGGTGGTGTGCCACCACCCCGATGCGTGATCTTCGCGTGACGGTCTGTTTACAGCGTGATGTGACGGGCGCGGGCGCCGCGTTCGATGGCGGCGGCGACCAGCTTGCCGATCTTCAGCTCATAGCGCAGCAAATCGAGAAGGCGGGCTTCTTCCTGCGTCACGGTGCTGTCGGCGGCAGCGACATCGCAAGCCAGCGCATAAGCCGTCTCGCGCAGCTTTTCAGGCAGGGTGTCGACGATCTTCTTCAAGACCGCATCGAGCCCCTCCTTGCCGTTGAG containing:
- a CDS encoding S24 family peptidase, with amino-acid sequence MSVPMLQHADVWRGIDRLAAKHGLSASGLARRAGLDPTAFNPSKRITREGRPRWPSTESLSKILTVTGEPFVDFVLLTGAANGEAHSNGHGGAGGYDQAISGGRVVAKGASRTIPVITLDRLAAGDCFDHGGAPIGSDWGHLEFAGATKDCFGVEITGADFDPIYRDGDTLVATRGVEIRRGDRIIIGTTAGTVLVRKVVRHDADGYYLEAIRQPAQQQFVPQDQVRFIARIQWVTQ
- a CDS encoding branched-chain amino acid aminotransferase; its protein translation is MEQWHFIDGKWVTGNPPLMRAFDHATWLMGGIFDGARAFDGVTPDLDLHCRRAVRSASNVGLRSPLSAGEIEEICRDGIARFPRGSHLYLRPFMWSEDGWMAPDPASTRICISVVLTPLPDPTKGGSAMISKWRRPSPEMAPTDAKAVCLYAQAGRASGEARAKGFDEAVMLDPLGNIAEFASANLWIVKDGAAITPAASGCFLNGITRQRLIRLFNAAKIPVYEKTLTPKDILECDELFSSGNFGKVMPMTQIEDRKLEIGPICRRARELYMDFAHGSLRSAA
- a CDS encoding VOC family protein; the encoded protein is MFDHVVFGVRDFAASKAFYLNALAPLGLKIVQENALGVEMSADGKSSLCLFQTAEKPAHLHLAFVAETRDQVNDFHRAALTAGGTDNGAPGLRPLYHAHYYAAFVLDPDGHNIEVVCHHPDA
- a CDS encoding tellurite resistance TerB family protein, with the protein product MAAVQNHHSALIYTMVLMAAADRDMSDAEMSSIGDMIGHLPVFRDFDRAQIAKTAAACVDILNGKEGLDAVLKKIVDTLPEKLRETAYALACDVAAADSTVTQEEARLLDLLRYELKIGKLVAAAIERGARARHITL